In one window of Tripterygium wilfordii isolate XIE 37 chromosome 1, ASM1340144v1, whole genome shotgun sequence DNA:
- the LOC120013198 gene encoding protein NRT1/ PTR FAMILY 5.1 yields the protein METKDYTQDGTVDLRGRPVLASRTGKWKACSFLVGYEALERMAFYAVSSNLVNYLTTQLHEDNVSAVRNVNNWSGSVWITPILGAYIADTYLGRFWTFTVSSLIYSMGMIMLTMAVSFKSLKPKCTNGICNKASTSQIAFFYSSLYIIAIGSGGTKPNISTFGADQFDDYNPQEKQLKVSFFNWWMFSTFLGALVATLGLVYIQENLGWGLGYGIPTVGLLLSLIIFYIGTPIYRHKVSKARSPARDLIRVPTAAFMNRKHQLPDNPSELHEYEPQYYISSGKRQVLHTPMFRFLDKAAIKDSAGHSNSLCTVTQVEGTKLIFGMVMIWLVTLIPSTIWAQINTLFVKQGTTLDRKLGPSFEIPAASLGSFVTLSMLLSVPMYDQYFVPFMRKRTGNRRGITLLQRLGIGFLIQVSAIAIAYAVEVRRMHVIKVHHIFGFKEVVPMSIFWLLPQYVLLGVADVFNAIGLLEFFYDQSPEDMQSLGTTFFTSGIGVGNFLNSMLVTVVDKITGRNGSKSWIGDNLNDCHLDYYYGFLLIISLLNLGAFLWASSKYIYKREIMEVKDDSDQIEGKAIGTPSLGLQV from the exons ATGGAAACCAAAGATTACACACAAGATGGGACCGTGGATCTCCGCGGCCGTCCTGTTCTTGCCTCCAGAACTGGCAAATGGAAAGCTTGTTCCTTTCTTGTTg GGTATGAAGCATTAGAGAGGATGGCTTTCTATGCAGTAAGTTCAAACTTGGTAAATTACTTGACAACACAACTTCATGAAGACAATGTTTCTGCTGTCAGGAATGTCAATAACTGGTCAGGATCAGTGTGGATTACACCAATTCTTGGTGCCTACATAGCAGATACTTACTTGGGTCGATTTTGGACTTTCACTGTTTCATCTCTAATTTATTCCATG GGAATGATAATGTTGACAATGGCAGTGTCATTCAAGTCATTGAAGCCCAAGTGCACAAATGGAATATGTAACAAGGCCTCTACTTCACAGATTGCATTCTTCTACTCATCTCTCTACATAATAGCAATAGGTTCAGGTGGGACAAAGCCCAACATCTCAACATTTGGTGCTGACCAATTTGATGATTATAACCCTCAAGAAAAACAGTTAAAAGTCTCATTCTTCAACTGGTGGATGTTCAGTACTTTCTTAGGAGCATTAGTTGCCACACTTGGCCTCGTGTACATCCAAGAAAACTTGGGTTGGGGATTAGGATATGGAATCCCTACTGTTGGTCTGCTTTTGTCTCTTATAATATTCTATATAGGGACACCTATTTACAGGCACAAAGTGAGCAAGGCAAGAAGCCCTGCAAGGGACTTAATTAGAGTACCAACTGCTGCATTCATGAATAGAAAGCATCAGCTCCCTGATAACCCTTCAGAACTTCATGAGTATGAGCCACAATATTACATTAGCAGTGGCAAAAGGCAGGTCCTCCACACTCCAATGTTCAG GTTCTTGGACAAGGCAGCAATAAAAGATAGTGCAGGACACTCAAACTCACTTTGTACAGTGACTCAAGTGGAAGGAACCAAACTTATTTTTGGCATGGTTATGATATGGTTAGTGACCTTGATACCTAGCACCATATGGGCACAAATCAACACTCTATTTGTCAAACAAGGCACCACATTGGACAGAAAGCTTGGCCCTTCTTTCGAAATCCCAGCAGCTTCACTTGGGAGCTTTGTCACGCTCTCAATGCTTCTCTCTGTACCGATGTACGATCAATACTTTGTGCCATTCATGCGTAAAAGAACAGGAAACCGAAGAGGAATCACACTGCTTCAAAGGCTTGGAATTGGGTTTTTAATCCAAGTATCTGCTATTGCCATTGCCTATGCGGTAGAAGTCCGCCGAATGCATGTCATAAAAGTACACCACATTTTTGGGTTCAAAGAAGTAGTACCAATGAGCATATTTTGGCTATTGCCTCAATATGTTCTGTTGGGTGTTGCAGATGTGTTCAATGCCATTGGTTTGCTGGAGTTCTTCTATGATCAGTCACCAGAGGACATGCAAAGCCTTGGGACAACATTCTTCACTAGTGGGATTGGTGTTGGGAACTTCTTGAACAGCATGTTAGTGACAGTGGTAGATAAGATTACAGGCAGAAATGGAAGCAAGAGTTGGATTGGAGACAACTTGAATGACTGTCACTTGGACTACTATTATGGGTTCCTTTTGATCATATCTCTTCTCAATTTAGGAGCCTTTTTATGGGCATCAAGCAAGTACATATACAAGAGGGAGATCATGGAAGTGAAGGATGATTCTGATCAAATAGAGGGCAAAGCCATCGGCACACCTTCTTTAGGATTACAAGTTTGA
- the LOC120013289 gene encoding LOB domain-containing protein 15-like: MSIERERFDEIVKKIKRETDHATSLMGRRHMLGPPGTLNTITPCAACKLLRRRCAQECPFSPYFSPHEPHKFASVHKVFGASNVSKMLMEVPESQRADAANSLVYEANLRLRDPVYGCMGAISALQQQVQGLQAELNAVRTEILKYKYREATSININPSNPHLALLSSGVVSVATPPPPPPPPPLPPPPPPPPSLPPTSSSNSSATSLYTQQPTSTATVHFGTISDENVSFFG; encoded by the exons ATGTCCATAGAAAG GGAGAGATTTGATGAGATagtgaagaaaatcaagagggAAACAGACCATGCCACTTCTCTAATGGGAAGAAGACACATGTTAGGACCACCAGGAACCCTAAACACAATCACTCCTTGTGCAGCTTGTAAGCTCTTGAGAAGAAGATGTGCTCAAGAATGTCCCTTCTCTCCATACTTCTCTCCTCATGAACCCCACAAGTTTGCTTCTGTTCACAAAGTCTTTGGTGCCAGCAATGTCTCCAAGATGctcatg GAGGTGCCTGAGAGCCAGAGAGCGGATGCAGCAAACAGTTTAGTCTATGAGGCAAATCTAAGGCTAAGAGATCCAGTTTACGGTTGCATGGGAGCGATATCGGCTTTGCAACAGCAAGTTCAAGGATTACAAGCAGAGCTTAATGCAGTAAGGACTGAGATTCTCAAGTACAAATATAGAGAAGCAACTAGTATCAATATTAATCCTTCTAATCCTCATCTAGCTTTACTTTCTTCTGGGGTTGTCTCTGTTGCTACCCCTCCTCCACCGCCTCCACCCCCGCCGctacctcctcctccaccacctcctccttctCTTCCTCCCACTTCCTCTTCCAACTCTTCTGCTACTTCCTTGTACACCCAACAACCAACCAGTACTGCCACAGTACACTTTGGCACTATTTCAGATGAAAATGTGTCCTTCTTTGGTTAA
- the LOC120011229 gene encoding vitellogenin-2-like isoform X1, with amino-acid sequence MSKKMEQIKEEDKFFNRLMSKELASSSSLNTSSHHYYVGASGSVPFLWESQPGTPKHVLFSGNSSLLPPLTPPPSYNSQSTMQMMKKKSKITCLINIFLSWKNIKSSLSSHVSPSSSLSYAPSSNSSPTSSRSSSSSIKSKNHHHQHRRRCQYRISSSRSGDHVHDYDYEEEEEDLDHEQVGAASRFSLNSTLCFGVINKRKH; translated from the coding sequence ATGTCCAAGAAGATGGAGCaaatcaaagaagaagacaaGTTCTTCAACAGGCTAATGTCCAAAGAATTagcctcatcatcatcattaaacACTTCTTCTCATCATTACTATGTTGGAGCTTCAGGTTCTGTTCCATTCTTGTGGGAGTCTCAACCTGGAACACCAAAACATGTTCTCTTCTCTGGTAATTCTTCTCTACTTCCTCCTCTAACACCTCCTCCTTCTTACAACTCCCAATCTACAATgcaaatgatgaagaaaaagtcaaagatAACCTGTTTGATCAACATTTTCTTGTCTTGGAAAAATATCAAGTCCTCCTTATCATCTCATGTATCTCCTTCATCTTCATTGTCTTATGCACCCTCATCTAACTCATCTCCAACATCTTCAAGATCTTCTTCAAGTTCTATCAAGTCCaagaatcatcatcatcagcatcGTCGTCGCTGTCAATATCGAATTTCCTCCTCAAGATCAGGTGATCATGTTCATGACTATGActatgaggaggaggaggaggatttgGATCATGAACAAGTAGGTGCTGCATCTAGGTTTTCACTAAATTCGACATTGTGTTTTGGTGTCATCAACAAACGTAAGCACTGA
- the LOC120011229 gene encoding uncharacterized protein LOC120011229 isoform X2 translates to MSKKMEQIKEEDKFFNRLMSKELASSSSLNTSSHHYYVGASGSVPFLWESQPGTPKHVLFSDLLQVLSSPRIIIISIVVAVNIEFPPQDQVIMFMTMTMRRRRRIWIMNK, encoded by the exons ATGTCCAAGAAGATGGAGCaaatcaaagaagaagacaaGTTCTTCAACAGGCTAATGTCCAAAGAATTagcctcatcatcatcattaaacACTTCTTCTCATCATTACTATGTTGGAGCTTCAGGTTCTGTTCCATTCTTGTGGGAGTCTCAACCTGGAACACCAAAACATGTTCTCTTCTCTG ATCTTCTTCAAGTTCTATCAAGTCCaagaatcatcatcatcagcatcGTCGTCGCTGTCAATATCGAATTTCCTCCTCAAGATCAGGTGATCATGTTCATGACTATGActatgaggaggaggaggaggatttgGATCATGAACAAGTAG